The following proteins are encoded in a genomic region of Alistipes shahii WAL 8301:
- a CDS encoding phage holin family protein yields the protein MEALFRFVSGVAAGIAALFAPIGPLAATTVVFIGVDFLSGVAADRAAALREGRAWYFESCKAWRTVLKLALALTAISMAWLIDSCVLDFMRLNLARLLTGFTCGVELWSFLENAAQLSDAPLFRWLRRYVHRRIRKEAGDE from the coding sequence ATGGAGGCTTTGTTCAGATTCGTTAGCGGCGTGGCGGCGGGGATCGCCGCGCTGTTCGCACCGATCGGGCCGCTGGCGGCCACGACCGTCGTCTTCATCGGCGTCGATTTCCTCTCGGGAGTGGCGGCCGACCGCGCTGCGGCCCTCCGCGAAGGGCGCGCATGGTATTTCGAGAGCTGCAAGGCGTGGCGCACGGTGCTCAAGCTCGCCCTCGCGCTCACGGCGATCTCGATGGCGTGGCTGATCGACAGCTGCGTGCTGGATTTCATGCGGCTGAACCTCGCGCGGCTTCTTACGGGGTTCACCTGCGGCGTGGAGCTGTGGTCGTTTCTCGAAAACGCCGCGCAGCTCTCCGACGCTCCGCTGTTCCGCTGGCTGCGCCGCTACGTGCACCGCCGCATCCGGAAGGAGGCAGGCGATGAGTAG
- the kbl gene encoding glycine C-acetyltransferase, with translation MYGKIKEHLQHELAEIEAAGLYKRERIIASPQRAEIEVAGRKVLNFCANNYLGLSDNPRLIEAAKKAMDARGYGMSSVRFICGCQDIHKELEKVIADYFGTEDTILYAACFDANGGVFEPLFSEEDAIISDSLNHASIIDGVRLCKAVRYRYANADMGELEECLKKAQVQRFRIIVTDGVFSMDGNAAPLDRICALAEKYDALVMVDECHSAGVLGETGRGITELYDLRGQVDILTGTLGKAFGGAVGGFTTGRREIIDMLRQRSRPYLFSNSLPPAVVGAGIETFKMLAESHELHDRLVANVEHFRAGMMAAGFDIKPTQSAICAVMLYDAKLSQEFAAKLQDEGVFVTGFYYPVVPKGQARIRVQVSAGHTIEQLDRCIAAFTKVGKELNVIK, from the coding sequence ATGTACGGGAAAATCAAGGAGCACCTGCAACATGAACTCGCCGAAATCGAGGCCGCAGGGCTTTACAAACGGGAACGGATCATCGCTTCGCCCCAGCGGGCCGAGATCGAGGTTGCAGGTCGGAAGGTGCTCAACTTCTGTGCCAACAATTACCTCGGACTGTCGGACAATCCGCGGCTGATCGAGGCGGCGAAGAAAGCAATGGATGCCCGCGGCTACGGCATGTCGTCGGTGCGCTTCATCTGCGGCTGCCAGGACATCCACAAGGAGCTGGAGAAGGTTATCGCCGACTATTTCGGTACGGAGGACACGATTCTCTACGCCGCCTGCTTCGACGCCAACGGCGGCGTGTTCGAACCGCTCTTTTCGGAGGAGGACGCCATCATCTCCGATTCGCTGAACCATGCTTCGATCATCGACGGCGTGCGTCTGTGCAAGGCCGTGCGTTACCGCTACGCCAATGCCGACATGGGCGAACTGGAGGAGTGCCTGAAGAAGGCGCAGGTCCAGCGGTTCCGCATCATCGTCACCGACGGCGTATTCTCGATGGACGGCAACGCCGCACCGCTCGATCGGATCTGCGCTCTGGCGGAAAAGTACGACGCGCTGGTGATGGTCGACGAGTGCCATTCGGCGGGCGTGCTGGGCGAAACGGGCCGCGGCATCACCGAACTTTACGACCTGCGCGGGCAGGTGGACATCCTCACGGGTACGCTCGGCAAGGCATTCGGAGGCGCCGTAGGCGGATTCACCACCGGCCGCAGGGAGATCATCGACATGCTGCGCCAGCGTTCGCGTCCCTACCTTTTCTCGAACTCGCTGCCCCCTGCCGTGGTCGGCGCCGGGATCGAGACCTTTAAGATGCTCGCGGAGAGCCACGAACTGCACGACCGGCTGGTGGCCAACGTCGAACATTTTCGTGCCGGAATGATGGCGGCGGGTTTCGACATCAAACCCACCCAGTCGGCCATCTGCGCCGTGATGCTCTACGACGCCAAACTGTCGCAGGAATTCGCCGCGAAATTGCAGGACGAGGGCGTTTTCGTCACGGGATTCTACTACCCGGTGGTTCCCAAGGGTCAGGCGCGCATTCGCGTGCAGGTCTCCGCAGGCCACACCATCGAACAGCTCGACCGCTGTATCGCCGCCTTCACGAAGGTCGGCAAAGAACTGAATGTCATCAAATAA
- a CDS encoding 50S ribosomal protein L25/general stress protein Ctc encodes MKTISVKAVKRADFGKKAAKAIRREGMVPCVLCGNGETETFSVDPREIKPLIYTPNSYIVEFDIEGKKEQAVLREAQFHPVREEILHLDFYRIAEGKPVSIAIPVRLTGNAEGVKVGGKLALSARKLVVSALVENLPDEIVVDVTELGVGKTIFVGDLEFENLKFITPATTAVCAVRVTRASRGAAEAAK; translated from the coding sequence ATGAAAACCATTTCAGTCAAGGCCGTAAAACGCGCCGATTTCGGCAAGAAGGCCGCCAAGGCGATTCGCCGCGAGGGCATGGTCCCCTGCGTACTGTGCGGCAACGGCGAAACCGAGACCTTCTCGGTAGACCCCCGCGAGATCAAACCCCTGATCTACACCCCGAACTCCTACATCGTAGAGTTCGACATCGAGGGCAAGAAAGAGCAGGCCGTGCTGCGTGAGGCACAGTTCCACCCCGTACGCGAGGAGATCCTCCACCTGGATTTCTACCGCATCGCCGAGGGCAAACCCGTATCAATCGCCATTCCGGTACGCCTGACCGGCAACGCCGAGGGCGTGAAGGTCGGCGGTAAGCTGGCCCTGTCGGCCCGCAAACTGGTCGTCAGCGCACTGGTCGAGAACCTTCCCGACGAAATCGTCGTGGACGTTACGGAACTGGGCGTAGGCAAGACCATCTTCGTCGGCGACCTCGAGTTCGAGAACCTGAAGTTCATCACCCCCGCTACGACCGCCGTCTGCGCCGTTCGCGTAACCCGTGCGTCGCGCGGAGCTGCCGAGGCTGCGAAATAA
- a CDS encoding Clp protease ClpP — MESEIQINNTAGVCQIDIEGTIGVPEEWQFEEPDARVATYERFRDTLRRIAEIEAPEVVVNIRSTGGDVNDALLIHDALRQLPARVTTRCYGYTASAATIIAQAASEGCRLLSANALYLIHTAICSTEGNAAEIAGKIDLLHQTDARIAAVYASRSGRPAAEFEALMAENNGNGRWLAPEEAVAAGLADKVVEAAEQPASSLARNIARGWERLLANIGLRPGPALPADRNVLHFDGEVQALRSRSAVAADEARRQAAPTSTQPREDPSCGDTVRSANERAYAEDARRMRN; from the coding sequence ATGGAATCGGAAATTCAAATCAACAACACGGCCGGGGTCTGCCAGATCGACATCGAAGGGACCATCGGCGTACCCGAGGAGTGGCAGTTCGAAGAGCCTGACGCCCGGGTGGCGACCTACGAGCGTTTCCGCGACACCCTGCGGCGCATTGCGGAGATCGAGGCCCCGGAGGTGGTGGTCAACATCCGCTCGACGGGCGGCGACGTGAACGACGCGCTGCTGATCCACGACGCGCTCCGGCAGCTCCCGGCGCGGGTCACGACCCGCTGTTACGGCTATACGGCCTCGGCTGCGACGATCATCGCCCAGGCGGCGTCGGAGGGGTGCCGTCTCCTGTCGGCCAATGCCCTCTATCTGATCCACACGGCCATCTGTTCGACCGAGGGAAATGCCGCGGAGATCGCCGGGAAGATCGACCTGCTGCACCAGACCGATGCGCGTATCGCCGCGGTCTATGCATCCCGTTCGGGGCGTCCGGCCGCGGAGTTCGAGGCCCTGATGGCCGAGAACAACGGCAACGGCCGCTGGCTCGCACCCGAGGAGGCCGTTGCGGCGGGACTGGCCGACAAAGTGGTCGAAGCTGCGGAGCAGCCGGCGTCCTCGCTGGCGCGGAATATCGCCCGGGGCTGGGAGCGTTTGCTGGCCAATATCGGTCTGCGGCCCGGCCCGGCGCTTCCCGCCGACCGCAACGTTCTCCATTTCGACGGGGAGGTGCAGGCTCTGCGCAGCCGTTCGGCTGTTGCGGCCGACGAAGCCCGCCGGCAGGCCGCGCCGACCTCCACGCAGCCGCGCGAGGACCCTTCCTGCGGCGACACGGTCCGCTCGGCCAACGAACGCGCCTATGCCGAAGACGCCAGGCGCATGCGCAATTAA
- a CDS encoding ComEC/Rec2 family competence protein, producing the protein MKIFRLPDRLDRMPMLKILVFFAAGIALAGRYELPLWFLAGAFVVTGVLALSLRSSAATAAMILTAGFAAAQFRAPRATVPRGVHTVYEVTVEGFPADRGRYAVADASVAAWRDPVDGRWHASDARIRLYADSLAGLHAGERIRCRGAVRPFRGGAESYRRLMARRGYAGTLWIAERTLLERLPDRHAGLHRRAVERLSRLPMSAGAAAVVEAMAAGERRGVTPELRTAYSRSGLSHLLAVSGLHTGIVFALVNLALWWLPLFRRGHLLKNLLAAVAVWLFVAAAGFPPSAVRAAAMCTVLQAALASASEYVGLNALAAAGFGMLVWNPNWLGDISFQLSFVAVAAILAWGVPLCRRCRTRWKGVNVVVDAYLIGFVATAATAPLVSHTFGVVPLAGLAVNPLAIALAGVVVFGGALWMLAPVGFLAPAFGFVTGSAAEGISALARLTASLPGGTADYTLGGWPTAAVYAVFALATLAAWSGEPKRNVPLRT; encoded by the coding sequence ATGAAGATTTTCCGCCTGCCCGACCGGCTCGACCGTATGCCGATGCTCAAGATTCTCGTGTTTTTCGCCGCGGGAATCGCGCTGGCGGGCCGCTACGAACTGCCCCTGTGGTTTCTCGCAGGGGCTTTCGTCGTGACGGGCGTGCTGGCCCTGTCGCTGCGCTCGTCGGCCGCCACGGCCGCAATGATCCTCACGGCGGGGTTCGCCGCGGCGCAGTTCCGTGCGCCCCGGGCCACCGTGCCGCGGGGCGTGCACACGGTCTATGAGGTTACGGTCGAGGGGTTTCCGGCCGACCGGGGCCGTTATGCCGTCGCCGATGCGTCGGTGGCGGCATGGCGCGATCCGGTCGACGGACGCTGGCACGCTTCGGACGCCCGTATCCGGCTATACGCCGATTCGCTTGCGGGGTTGCATGCCGGGGAGCGCATCCGCTGCCGGGGCGCGGTGCGGCCGTTTCGCGGCGGTGCGGAAAGCTATCGCCGCCTGATGGCGCGGCGGGGCTACGCCGGAACCCTGTGGATTGCGGAGCGGACGCTTCTCGAACGGCTTCCGGACCGGCATGCGGGCCTGCACCGCAGGGCGGTCGAAAGGCTCTCCCGGCTGCCGATGAGCGCCGGGGCTGCGGCCGTCGTCGAGGCCATGGCGGCGGGCGAGCGGCGCGGCGTCACGCCCGAACTCCGCACGGCGTACTCCCGGAGCGGGTTGTCGCACCTGCTGGCCGTATCGGGACTCCACACGGGGATCGTTTTCGCGCTGGTCAATCTCGCGCTGTGGTGGCTGCCGCTTTTCAGGCGGGGACACCTGCTGAAAAACCTGCTGGCGGCCGTTGCCGTGTGGCTTTTCGTCGCGGCGGCGGGGTTTCCGCCCAGCGCCGTCCGGGCCGCGGCGATGTGCACGGTCCTGCAGGCGGCGCTGGCCTCGGCGTCGGAATACGTTGGGCTGAACGCCCTGGCCGCGGCGGGATTCGGGATGCTGGTCTGGAATCCCAACTGGCTGGGCGACATCAGTTTTCAGCTGTCGTTCGTCGCCGTGGCGGCCATCCTCGCCTGGGGCGTGCCGCTCTGCCGCCGCTGCCGGACCCGGTGGAAGGGCGTGAACGTCGTCGTCGACGCCTATCTGATCGGGTTCGTGGCGACTGCCGCCACTGCGCCGCTCGTTTCGCACACGTTCGGCGTCGTGCCGCTGGCCGGACTGGCGGTCAATCCGCTGGCCATCGCGCTGGCCGGGGTCGTGGTGTTCGGCGGCGCATTGTGGATGCTCGCACCCGTCGGATTCCTCGCCCCGGCGTTCGGGTTCGTCACGGGGAGCGCCGCCGAAGGGATCAGCGCGCTGGCCCGGCTGACCGCCTCGCTGCCCGGAGGTACGGCCGATTACACCCTCGGCGGATGGCCGACGGCGGCGGTCTACGCCGTTTTTGCGCTTGCGACCCTTGCGGCGTGGAGCGGCGAACCGAAAAGAAACGTACCTTTGCGGACGTGA
- a CDS encoding MqnA/MqnD/SBP family protein, translated as MMVIVPRIAVVSCFSTTPFIYGIQHEDNLRAGLLLSDPAETIQAFSEHKADIALIPAAAMPSLTDARIVTEYCVGGVPASKEALLASDDALVGAWKPFGKLPCAFAVWAAHADTDPDAVETLQHALTYGLEHGYEAILESAFAADPGRAYAELAHFDYIFDNQKDKALKKFWNSGLKAVPRANPG; from the coding sequence ATGATGGTCATAGTTCCACGTATAGCCGTCGTGTCGTGCTTCAGCACGACGCCATTCATCTATGGTATCCAGCACGAAGATAACCTCCGCGCCGGATTGCTGTTGTCCGACCCCGCCGAAACAATCCAAGCCTTTTCCGAGCACAAAGCCGACATCGCCCTGATTCCGGCCGCCGCCATGCCGTCGCTGACAGACGCGCGCATCGTCACCGAATACTGCGTCGGAGGCGTTCCCGCATCGAAGGAGGCCCTGCTCGCCAGCGACGACGCGCTGGTCGGGGCGTGGAAACCGTTCGGAAAACTTCCCTGCGCCTTCGCCGTCTGGGCGGCGCACGCCGACACGGACCCCGACGCCGTCGAGACCTTGCAGCATGCCCTGACCTACGGACTCGAACACGGCTACGAGGCGATTCTCGAATCGGCTTTCGCGGCCGATCCCGGGCGCGCCTACGCGGAACTCGCACATTTCGACTACATCTTCGACAATCAGAAAGACAAAGCGCTGAAAAAGTTCTGGAACTCGGGCCTCAAGGCGGTTCCGAGAGCCAATCCCGGCTGA
- a CDS encoding THUMP-like domain-containing protein produces MITPEEYSLLLTDEVRRAVAAARGRDPLEVALDRTVPHARLVATQVKYLARAAQKLPSYAAAQCILPPLAFEQASSEACAAHKLLEGDTVLDLTCGLGADALFLSRRFRRVVTLERNEMLARVAAENFSRMGVANVDVVNASAEEYLRRDGLRFDWIYADPDRRSDKGRKLVRLEDCSPDIVALKPRLKQVSGRLCVKNSPLFDVGEALRLFPDSRVEVLSLGDECKEVVVYDDGTGPLVTATALGRGSFSAAPGETAPPPGRFDPERYGYLVIPDVSLQKARLARIHLAGKANIWSDNGYGFAVEEPEGVLGRTFAVESIEPYDPKRLKRELKGREAEVLKRDFPLAAEELMRRLGLHAGAGLRLAFTKIGNDFWVIRLK; encoded by the coding sequence GTGATTACCCCCGAAGAATACTCCCTTCTGCTCACGGACGAAGTGCGGCGCGCCGTCGCCGCCGCACGGGGCCGCGACCCGCTGGAGGTGGCTCTGGACCGCACCGTCCCCCACGCCCGGCTCGTGGCCACGCAGGTCAAGTACCTCGCGCGGGCTGCGCAGAAACTCCCTTCGTACGCCGCGGCGCAGTGCATCCTGCCGCCGCTGGCCTTCGAGCAGGCGTCGAGCGAGGCGTGCGCCGCCCACAAACTCCTCGAAGGCGACACGGTGCTGGACCTCACCTGCGGGCTGGGTGCCGACGCCCTTTTTTTGAGCCGCCGCTTCCGCCGTGTGGTGACGCTCGAACGCAATGAAATGCTGGCCCGCGTGGCCGCGGAGAATTTTTCCAGAATGGGCGTCGCGAATGTCGACGTAGTGAATGCCTCCGCCGAGGAGTATCTCCGACGCGACGGCCTGCGTTTCGACTGGATTTACGCCGATCCCGACCGCCGCTCGGACAAGGGCCGCAAACTGGTGCGGCTGGAGGATTGTTCGCCCGACATCGTCGCCCTGAAGCCGCGTCTGAAGCAGGTTTCGGGGCGTCTGTGCGTCAAGAACTCCCCGCTGTTCGACGTCGGCGAGGCCCTCCGGCTCTTTCCCGACAGCCGCGTGGAGGTGCTCTCGCTCGGCGACGAATGCAAGGAGGTCGTGGTCTATGACGACGGCACGGGACCGCTCGTCACCGCCACGGCTCTCGGGCGCGGGAGTTTTTCGGCCGCTCCGGGCGAGACCGCACCCCCTCCGGGCCGTTTCGACCCGGAGCGTTACGGCTATCTGGTGATCCCCGACGTGTCGTTGCAGAAGGCCCGTCTCGCGCGGATTCACCTTGCGGGAAAAGCCAACATCTGGAGCGACAACGGCTACGGCTTCGCCGTGGAGGAGCCGGAAGGCGTGCTGGGACGGACCTTCGCCGTCGAAAGCATCGAACCCTACGATCCCAAACGGCTCAAGCGCGAACTGAAAGGCCGCGAGGCGGAGGTGCTCAAGCGTGATTTCCCGCTCGCCGCCGAGGAGTTGATGCGCCGCCTGGGGCTGCATGCCGGGGCCGGCCTGCGGCTGGCCTTCACGAAAATCGGGAACGATTTTTGGGTTATCCGTTTAAAATAG
- a CDS encoding Lrp/AsnC family transcriptional regulator, producing MAKTALDAIDRKILKYLIKNARMPFLEIARECGISGAAIHQRIRKLDESGVILGSRLIVDPKMMGFDVCAHISITLKDPQLLKQTVEELRKIPEIVEAHFITGKGNILVKLYCVDNEHLMRTIFDGILRIQGIATTETNISLQEVFQREVNIDFIDE from the coding sequence ATGGCTAAAACCGCATTGGACGCGATCGACCGCAAGATCCTCAAATACCTCATCAAGAATGCGCGCATGCCTTTTCTGGAGATCGCCCGCGAATGCGGCATCTCCGGCGCCGCCATTCACCAGCGCATCCGCAAGCTCGACGAGTCGGGCGTGATTCTCGGGAGCCGCCTGATCGTCGACCCCAAGATGATGGGCTTCGACGTCTGCGCCCACATCAGCATCACGCTCAAGGACCCGCAGCTGCTGAAACAGACCGTCGAGGAACTGCGGAAAATTCCCGAGATCGTCGAGGCGCATTTCATCACCGGCAAGGGCAACATCCTCGTCAAACTCTACTGCGTGGACAACGAACACCTCATGCGTACGATTTTCGACGGCATTCTGCGCATTCAGGGCATCGCCACCACCGAGACGAACATTTCGTTGCAGGAGGTGTTCCAGCGCGAGGTGAATATCGACTTTATCGACGAATAG
- a CDS encoding phage portal protein, which translates to MSKTKKIKTAVGVADRTDPYYALGPSRVESDKFWRWGDDNLFPAALALMARRSTTHRRIINDKADYISGKGFTCDEAQQPQLAAFVRCVNGRGESLRQVLGKLAFDKSLFGNAFLEAVTDPGHTFLSLYHQDASRCRVARDSKHVLLHHDWAAFKPAEARSLPLYPDFEAQEDGTLRSIVHYKDYEPMFEHYGVPPYIAGFSVSAIAWKTDRWNISRLDNSFQLSGVMMLDSSVDNEAEAERIVRLAEQKFAGNPGQVMFVIRDGGEDDNSRFIPIAAQNEGDWQALHEQAVGDIVVAHSWFRTLSGLDYAAGFSAERILHEYEVALNTVILAEQDELTEPIRAVIASVLGLDTTSLQIVNRPPTRSKPIYMKVWEARKADGLDYDPEDERQQAFLSEITKYNIRSIE; encoded by the coding sequence ATGAGCAAAACGAAAAAAATCAAGACGGCCGTGGGGGTTGCCGACCGCACGGACCCCTATTATGCGCTGGGGCCGTCGCGGGTCGAGAGCGACAAATTCTGGCGCTGGGGCGACGACAACCTCTTCCCGGCGGCGCTGGCGCTGATGGCCCGGCGTTCGACGACCCACCGGCGCATCATCAACGACAAGGCCGACTACATCTCCGGCAAGGGATTCACGTGCGACGAGGCGCAGCAGCCGCAGCTGGCGGCCTTCGTCCGGTGCGTCAACGGCCGGGGCGAGAGCCTTCGCCAGGTGCTGGGCAAGCTGGCCTTCGACAAATCGCTGTTCGGCAACGCGTTCCTCGAAGCGGTCACCGACCCCGGGCACACCTTTCTGTCGCTCTACCACCAGGACGCCTCGCGCTGCCGCGTGGCCCGCGACTCGAAGCACGTCCTGCTGCACCACGACTGGGCGGCGTTCAAGCCCGCCGAGGCGCGCTCGCTGCCGCTCTACCCCGACTTCGAAGCGCAGGAGGACGGCACGCTGCGCTCGATCGTCCATTACAAGGATTACGAACCGATGTTCGAACACTACGGCGTGCCGCCCTACATCGCGGGGTTCAGCGTCTCGGCGATCGCCTGGAAGACCGACCGCTGGAACATCTCGCGCCTCGACAATTCGTTCCAGCTGTCGGGCGTGATGATGCTCGACTCGTCGGTGGACAACGAGGCCGAGGCCGAACGCATCGTGCGGCTCGCCGAACAGAAGTTCGCCGGGAACCCCGGGCAGGTGATGTTCGTCATCCGCGACGGCGGCGAGGACGACAATTCGCGCTTCATCCCCATTGCCGCGCAGAACGAGGGCGACTGGCAGGCGCTGCACGAACAGGCCGTCGGCGACATCGTCGTGGCCCACTCGTGGTTCCGGACGCTGAGCGGACTGGACTACGCTGCGGGATTCAGCGCCGAACGCATTCTGCACGAATACGAGGTGGCGCTCAACACGGTGATCCTCGCCGAGCAGGACGAGCTGACGGAGCCGATCCGCGCCGTCATCGCCTCGGTGCTGGGGCTGGACACGACGTCGCTGCAAATCGTCAACCGTCCGCCGACCCGCTCGAAACCCATCTACATGAAGGTCTGGGAGGCCCGCAAGGCCGACGGACTCGACTACGACCCGGAGGATGAACGCCAGCAGGCGTTTTTATCCGAGATTACGAAGTATAATATTAGAAGTATCGAATAA
- a CDS encoding CorA family divalent cation transporter, whose translation MITIYLKQYNKIIRNADTKLFDELGYDDILWIDMLLPTIKEQKAVENFMEISLQTKQQVEEIESTSKYSENENSIISNSNFFVPTGDSFIVEPVSFIISNEGVLVSVRSAEFRTFRETEKRLQMNYRSYSTGYHLFISLLEVRIDFDADLVELIAKQVAALSKDINSENSIDKEVLHRISALQESTMSLRENIFDRQRVLSGILRSERFPNDIYPRLQLMIKDVNSLINHADFSFQRLDYIQDAALGLINIEQNEIVKIFSVAAVIFMPATLIASIYGMNFKFMPELDWTLTLGNGWNIPLGYIFAIGLMIFCSALTIWYFKYKKWL comes from the coding sequence ATGATTACAATTTACCTCAAGCAATACAACAAGATCATCCGCAATGCCGACACCAAGCTCTTCGATGAACTGGGCTACGACGACATCCTGTGGATCGACATGTTGCTGCCCACGATCAAGGAGCAGAAGGCCGTCGAGAACTTCATGGAGATCAGCCTCCAGACCAAACAGCAGGTCGAGGAGATCGAGTCGACGTCGAAATACTCCGAGAACGAGAACTCCATCATCTCCAACTCCAACTTCTTCGTCCCCACGGGCGACTCGTTCATCGTCGAACCGGTGTCGTTCATCATCTCGAACGAGGGTGTGCTGGTCTCGGTGCGCAGCGCCGAGTTCCGGACCTTCCGCGAGACGGAAAAACGGCTCCAGATGAACTACCGCAGCTATTCGACGGGCTACCACCTCTTCATTTCGCTGCTGGAGGTGCGCATCGACTTCGACGCCGACCTCGTGGAGCTGATCGCCAAGCAGGTCGCGGCGCTCTCGAAGGACATCAACTCCGAGAATTCGATCGACAAGGAGGTGCTGCACCGCATCAGCGCGTTGCAGGAATCGACCATGTCGCTGCGCGAGAATATCTTCGACCGCCAGCGCGTGCTGTCGGGCATCCTGCGTTCCGAACGTTTCCCCAACGACATCTATCCGCGCCTGCAGCTGATGATCAAGGACGTCAACTCGCTGATCAACCACGCCGATTTCAGTTTCCAGCGACTGGACTACATCCAGGACGCGGCGCTGGGTCTGATCAACATCGAACAGAACGAGATCGTCAAGATCTTCTCCGTGGCGGCGGTGATCTTCATGCCCGCGACGCTCATCGCTTCGATCTACGGCATGAACTTCAAGTTCATGCCCGAACTGGACTGGACGCTGACGCTCGGCAACGGCTGGAACATCCCCCTGGGCTACATCTTCGCCATCGGGCTGATGATCTTCTGCTCGGCCCTGACGATCTGGTACTTCAAGTACAAAAAATGGCTCTGA
- the galE gene encoding UDP-glucose 4-epimerase GalE, giving the protein MKKSCVLVSGGAGYIGSHTSVELINAGYDVVIVDNLSNSDLNAVEGVRKITGVDIPFVEVDCCDRAAFRKVFEQYEFDSVIHFAASKAVGESVQKPLEYYGNNLTSFMNVIGLMREFGRRNIVFSSSCTVYGEPEKQPVTEQTPRKPATSPYGNTKQMCEDILRDSLAAYPGMKGIALRYFNPIGAHPSALIGELPRGVPQNLVPFITQTAAGLRECLSVFGDDYPTPDGSCIRDYIDVVDLAKAHVAAINRMAGDKNKQAYEIFNVGTGRGVSVLELVHKFEEVNHLKLNYKIAPRRAGDIIAIWADPTLANTELGWTAERTLDQTLAAAWAWEKHIRGIKN; this is encoded by the coding sequence ATGAAAAAATCGTGTGTATTGGTCAGCGGCGGTGCAGGCTACATCGGCTCGCACACCTCCGTGGAACTCATCAACGCCGGCTACGACGTGGTGATCGTCGACAACCTTTCGAACAGCGACCTCAACGCCGTCGAAGGCGTGCGCAAGATCACCGGCGTGGACATCCCCTTCGTCGAGGTCGACTGCTGCGACCGGGCGGCTTTCCGCAAGGTCTTCGAACAGTACGAATTCGACTCGGTGATCCACTTCGCAGCGTCGAAAGCCGTGGGCGAGTCGGTGCAGAAGCCGCTCGAATACTACGGCAACAACCTCACCTCGTTTATGAACGTCATCGGCCTGATGCGTGAATTCGGCCGCCGGAACATCGTCTTCTCGTCGTCGTGCACCGTTTACGGCGAGCCGGAGAAGCAGCCCGTGACGGAGCAGACGCCCCGCAAGCCGGCCACTTCGCCCTACGGCAACACCAAGCAGATGTGCGAGGACATTCTGCGCGACTCGCTCGCCGCCTACCCCGGCATGAAAGGCATCGCGCTGCGCTATTTCAACCCCATCGGCGCACATCCTTCGGCGCTGATCGGCGAACTGCCGCGCGGCGTGCCGCAGAACCTCGTGCCCTTCATCACGCAGACCGCCGCCGGACTGCGCGAGTGCCTCTCGGTCTTCGGCGACGACTACCCGACGCCCGACGGGTCGTGCATCCGCGACTACATCGACGTCGTGGACCTCGCCAAAGCCCACGTGGCGGCGATCAACCGCATGGCCGGCGACAAGAACAAGCAGGCCTACGAGATTTTCAACGTCGGCACGGGCCGCGGCGTCTCGGTGCTGGAACTGGTGCACAAGTTCGAGGAGGTCAACCACCTGAAGCTCAACTACAAGATCGCACCGCGCCGTGCGGGCGACATCATCGCCATCTGGGCCGATCCCACGCTGGCGAACACCGAACTGGGCTGGACTGCCGAGCGCACGCTCGACCAGACGCTCGCCGCCGCCTGGGCCTGGGAGAAGCACATTCGGGGAATTAAAAATTAA